A window from Akkermansia muciniphila encodes these proteins:
- a CDS encoding aldo/keto reductase gives MEHSVIFPDHRKVCALGQGTWKMGKSALREAEEIRALRAGIELGMSVVDTAEMYGNEDLVGAAIRGLRDRVFLVTKVLPGNASRTGTKAACERSLKKLKTDFIDLYLLHWGGPHPIEDTVASMLELQQEGKIKSWGVSNMDVAEMERFYAVPGGKSCAANQILYNLSHRGVEYDLLPWCRERHIPVMAYSPADEGRLCSHPVLVELALKHEATPVQIALAWIMRMPGMIAIPKAGSVTHVQENYHSLSIKLTAGDLELLDEAFPPPGRKVHLDSW, from the coding sequence ATGGAACATTCAGTGATTTTTCCGGACCATCGGAAGGTTTGCGCCCTGGGGCAGGGAACCTGGAAGATGGGAAAATCAGCCTTAAGGGAGGCTGAAGAGATCAGGGCGCTGCGTGCCGGCATCGAGCTGGGCATGAGCGTGGTTGACACGGCTGAAATGTACGGAAACGAGGATCTGGTGGGCGCGGCGATCCGCGGATTGCGCGACCGTGTTTTCCTCGTCACCAAGGTGCTTCCGGGCAATGCCAGCAGAACCGGAACGAAGGCCGCCTGTGAACGCAGCCTGAAGAAGCTGAAGACGGATTTTATTGATTTATACCTGCTTCACTGGGGCGGCCCCCATCCCATTGAAGATACGGTGGCTTCCATGCTGGAGCTACAGCAGGAGGGTAAAATAAAGTCATGGGGCGTCAGCAATATGGATGTAGCGGAGATGGAACGGTTTTATGCCGTGCCGGGCGGAAAGAGCTGCGCGGCCAACCAGATTCTTTATAATTTATCCCACCGCGGCGTGGAGTATGATCTGCTGCCCTGGTGCCGGGAACGCCATATTCCCGTAATGGCCTATTCTCCGGCGGATGAAGGGCGTTTGTGCTCCCATCCCGTTCTGGTGGAGCTGGCCCTGAAGCATGAGGCCACCCCGGTGCAGATCGCGCTGGCCTGGATTATGCGGATGCCCGGAATGATTGCTATTCCCAAGGCCGGTTCCGTCACGCATGTGCAGGAGAATTACCACAGCCTGTCCATTAAGTTGACTGCGGGGGATTTGGAGCTGCTGGACGAGGCTTTTCCGCCTCCGGGCAGGAAAGTTCATCTGGATTCCTGGTAA
- a CDS encoding protein jag — MTVQEIAEQSLKSLLASLGFSADIEITETDGIICLNISSPDCQYIIGGDGDRLDDLQYLVNRMVQRKMEEAPRVKVDCDHYRERNEARLLEKARSLAERVQESGKPMKMQPLNAYHRRLVHNALQSMEGIATESEEGDGRYKRITIRRA; from the coding sequence ATGACGGTGCAAGAAATAGCTGAACAGAGTTTGAAGAGCCTTCTGGCTTCACTGGGTTTTTCCGCGGATATTGAAATAACGGAGACGGACGGCATTATTTGCCTGAACATTTCTTCCCCGGATTGCCAGTATATCATTGGCGGAGACGGGGACAGGCTGGACGACCTCCAGTACCTGGTCAACCGCATGGTCCAGCGGAAAATGGAGGAGGCCCCCCGCGTGAAGGTGGACTGCGACCATTACCGGGAACGCAATGAGGCGCGCCTTTTGGAAAAGGCCCGTTCCCTGGCGGAGCGCGTGCAGGAGAGCGGCAAGCCCATGAAAATGCAGCCGCTGAATGCCTACCACCGCCGCCTGGTGCACAATGCCCTTCAATCCATGGAAGGCATTGCCACGGAATCTGAGGAAGGTGACGGCCGCTACAAGCGCATCACCATCCGGCGTGCCTGA
- a CDS encoding acyltransferase, producing the protein MSTNQPLNSHGSHIAWVDFLRILACFLVVLAHCCDPFVGSFDGTFNFKSAVFWGSFVRPCVPLFAMISGVLLFPVTMEMGAFYARRLKRVLIPLIVWSLLLPLFYFGYFAAGVQTASPNIVMDTYTWSATVQKLYTFLFNFNYDTTPLWYVYMLVGLYLFMPIMSAWLTQAKRKDVKIFLGIWIFSMTLPYIQMLAPALGYEGNYGNMGILGVCDWNPYGMFYNFSGFLGYMVLAHYLVKYPLDWSWKKMFAITAPLFLAGFAITFFGFLETQKHFPGQYSKLEVIWYFSGINVFMMTFTIFAIISRLRIKPRPWLGKLAALTFGVYLCHFFFVQCSYDFVNFIGLGGLPVAVKIPLLGCMASAISVVLVWLLSLNKWTRKSIM; encoded by the coding sequence ATGAGCACCAACCAACCATTGAACTCACACGGCAGCCACATCGCATGGGTTGACTTCCTGCGCATCCTGGCCTGTTTCCTCGTTGTCCTGGCCCATTGCTGCGACCCGTTCGTAGGCAGTTTTGACGGCACGTTCAACTTCAAATCAGCCGTCTTCTGGGGCAGCTTTGTGCGTCCCTGCGTCCCGCTCTTCGCCATGATCTCCGGCGTGCTGCTCTTCCCTGTCACCATGGAAATGGGCGCTTTTTATGCCAGGCGCCTTAAAAGGGTGCTGATTCCGCTCATCGTGTGGTCCCTGCTGCTTCCCCTCTTCTACTTCGGCTACTTTGCCGCAGGCGTGCAGACCGCCAGCCCCAACATCGTGATGGACACCTACACCTGGAGCGCCACCGTCCAGAAGCTGTATACCTTCCTGTTCAACTTCAACTATGACACCACCCCCCTGTGGTACGTGTACATGCTGGTAGGCCTGTACCTCTTCATGCCCATCATGAGCGCCTGGCTGACGCAGGCCAAAAGAAAAGACGTGAAAATCTTCCTGGGAATCTGGATATTCAGCATGACCCTCCCCTATATCCAGATGCTGGCTCCGGCGCTGGGTTATGAAGGCAATTACGGCAACATGGGCATCCTGGGCGTTTGCGACTGGAACCCGTACGGCATGTTCTATAACTTTTCCGGCTTCCTGGGGTACATGGTGCTGGCCCATTATCTGGTTAAATACCCCCTTGACTGGAGTTGGAAAAAGATGTTCGCCATCACCGCCCCCCTGTTCCTGGCTGGTTTTGCCATCACATTCTTCGGCTTCCTGGAAACCCAGAAACACTTCCCCGGCCAGTACTCCAAGCTGGAAGTCATCTGGTACTTCTCCGGCATCAACGTCTTCATGATGACCTTCACTATCTTTGCCATCATCAGCAGGCTCAGGATCAAGCCGCGTCCGTGGCTGGGCAAATTGGCGGCGCTGACCTTCGGCGTGTACCTGTGCCACTTCTTCTTTGTCCAGTGCTCCTATGACTTTGTGAACTTCATCGGGCTGGGCGGCCTTCCCGTGGCAGTGAAGATTCCCCTGCTGGGCTGCATGGCCTCCGCCATCTCCGTGGTGCTGGTATGGCTGTTGAGCCTGAACAAGTGGACGCGCAAGAGCATCATGTAA
- the ccsA gene encoding cytochrome c biogenesis protein CcsA, whose protein sequence is MDRKHTNTGWRDYGRRLWKFAGSYGLGIALMLILLVLTFAGTLHQVRLSSSMGTEAAIESFFGAPYVLIPLGGEHSLISLPLPGMGITCTLLFINLLIGGMFRVRWTWKHAGILVAHGGILLLLAGIMLGNKMTVAVDQVELPQGDRVHERALPFDLRLNRFVPEFYPGTSKPKSYESQVTVFPESGGQYDAVIRMNEPLRLSGWTLYQMSWGQDSLHPGRLISILRASHNPLEQMPKWSSYIIAAGLLWHFGLVFGRYLRRKPGQVPAGTEAAKEQPEPLVPGGRRRLRLIGVCLLVAAIFGVGMLAARPAAHLVEVKNYVPWSSFLVERAGGMAVQDGGRLKPVSTYAGFHLLRTLGKRSFSINTPEGKRKLSPVEWMLDCMFRPELAEQYPVFLVNREEVVSQLHLPDQADKRKKYSYAQLAERWHEITRAVREIRMLGEGSLTEAQKEILALSRNFDVVRGWMLGSRIMLEDPSAMERMEFPQWFPSAGRNGEHLWTAAPDKSTGAFLAMASLLERKAIGMEGKDASGLRMKAEGLLLEKLAQPNEAASAGARHSLEREIFYYRLDPLYVSLAVFVAAFVCLLLCALFRPSANAPLWRHCLRPGGFSLAWLLGAAGTGVLVAALAIRVMITMRSPVGNTYETIAFIACMGVLCALVAELFSKKGIVLAAGLVLGALSCQMGILYESSQAVDHMDPLVAILRSNFLLSTHVITIVLGYAAGLLAAVLSHVYLLASPLRLIGRKTELSLDRMAYGILCFSLVFTLVGTVFGGIWGNESWGRFWGWDPKENGALMIVLWQLVVLHARKAGWLSPWLLHFSNVVGGVIIAFAWWGVNMLGVGLHSYGFTSGRDALDIFYWSEAVLCVLFIILHYRALRRVDIR, encoded by the coding sequence ATGGACAGGAAGCACACGAATACGGGATGGAGGGACTATGGCCGGCGGCTCTGGAAATTTGCCGGAAGCTACGGTCTGGGCATAGCCCTGATGCTGATACTGCTGGTGCTTACGTTTGCCGGCACGCTGCACCAGGTGCGGCTGTCCTCCTCCATGGGGACGGAAGCCGCCATAGAATCCTTCTTCGGCGCGCCGTATGTGCTGATTCCCCTGGGCGGGGAGCACTCCCTCATCTCCCTCCCGCTGCCCGGCATGGGCATCACGTGCACCCTTCTGTTCATCAACCTGCTCATAGGCGGCATGTTCCGCGTCAGGTGGACGTGGAAGCACGCGGGCATCCTGGTGGCCCATGGCGGCATTCTGCTGCTGCTGGCGGGCATCATGCTGGGCAATAAAATGACGGTGGCCGTGGACCAGGTGGAACTGCCCCAAGGGGACCGCGTGCATGAGCGGGCCCTGCCGTTTGACCTGCGCCTGAACCGCTTTGTGCCGGAATTCTATCCCGGCACCTCCAAGCCCAAATCCTATGAATCCCAGGTAACCGTCTTTCCGGAATCCGGCGGCCAGTATGACGCCGTCATCCGCATGAATGAGCCGCTGCGCCTCTCCGGCTGGACGCTGTACCAGATGAGCTGGGGGCAGGACTCCCTGCACCCCGGCAGGCTCATCTCCATTCTCCGCGCCTCCCACAATCCCCTGGAGCAAATGCCCAAATGGTCCTCCTACATCATTGCGGCGGGGCTGCTGTGGCACTTCGGCCTCGTCTTCGGAAGATACCTGCGCCGCAAGCCGGGGCAGGTTCCCGCAGGAACGGAGGCGGCCAAGGAACAGCCGGAACCGCTGGTTCCCGGTGGAAGGCGCCGCCTGCGGCTGATAGGCGTTTGCCTGCTGGTGGCCGCCATCTTCGGAGTCGGCATGCTGGCGGCCCGGCCTGCCGCTCATCTGGTTGAAGTGAAGAACTACGTGCCCTGGTCCTCCTTCCTGGTGGAACGCGCCGGGGGAATGGCCGTGCAGGATGGCGGGCGGCTGAAGCCCGTCTCTACGTATGCGGGTTTTCATTTGCTCCGGACCCTGGGCAAAAGAAGCTTCTCCATCAATACGCCGGAGGGGAAAAGGAAGCTCTCCCCGGTGGAATGGATGCTGGACTGCATGTTCCGTCCGGAACTGGCGGAGCAGTACCCCGTCTTTCTGGTCAACCGGGAAGAGGTGGTCAGTCAGCTGCACCTGCCTGACCAGGCGGACAAGCGGAAAAAATACTCCTACGCGCAGCTTGCGGAGCGCTGGCATGAAATCACCCGTGCCGTCCGGGAAATCCGGATGCTGGGGGAAGGGAGCCTCACGGAAGCCCAGAAGGAAATCCTGGCTCTTTCCCGCAACTTTGACGTGGTGCGCGGGTGGATGCTCGGCTCCCGGATCATGCTGGAAGACCCCTCCGCCATGGAACGGATGGAATTCCCCCAATGGTTCCCGTCTGCGGGCCGGAATGGGGAACACTTGTGGACGGCTGCCCCGGACAAATCCACCGGGGCCTTTCTGGCGATGGCCTCCCTGCTGGAGCGCAAGGCCATCGGCATGGAAGGGAAGGATGCGTCCGGACTGCGGATGAAGGCGGAGGGCCTGCTGCTGGAAAAACTGGCGCAGCCCAATGAAGCCGCCTCCGCCGGGGCGAGGCACAGCCTGGAAAGGGAAATCTTCTACTACCGCCTGGACCCTCTTTACGTCTCCCTGGCCGTCTTTGTAGCGGCATTCGTGTGCCTGCTGCTCTGCGCCCTCTTCCGCCCTTCCGCCAACGCTCCGCTGTGGCGGCACTGCCTGCGGCCCGGCGGGTTCAGCCTGGCGTGGCTGCTGGGAGCGGCGGGAACCGGCGTGCTTGTGGCGGCCCTGGCCATCCGCGTGATGATCACCATGAGATCCCCGGTGGGCAACACGTATGAAACCATCGCCTTCATTGCCTGCATGGGCGTGCTCTGCGCCCTGGTGGCGGAGCTGTTCAGCAAAAAAGGCATCGTGCTGGCGGCGGGGCTGGTGCTGGGGGCCCTCTCCTGCCAGATGGGCATTCTGTATGAATCCTCCCAGGCCGTGGACCACATGGACCCGCTGGTAGCCATCCTGCGCTCCAACTTCCTGCTCTCCACCCATGTCATCACCATTGTGCTGGGGTACGCGGCGGGACTGCTGGCGGCGGTGCTCTCCCATGTGTACCTGCTGGCCTCCCCCCTGCGCCTGATCGGCAGGAAAACGGAACTGTCCCTGGACCGCATGGCCTACGGCATCCTGTGCTTCTCCCTGGTATTCACGCTGGTGGGAACGGTCTTCGGCGGCATCTGGGGCAATGAATCCTGGGGGCGCTTCTGGGGCTGGGACCCCAAGGAAAACGGGGCGCTGATGATCGTGCTGTGGCAATTGGTCGTACTTCACGCGCGGAAAGCCGGGTGGCTCTCCCCCTGGCTGCTCCACTTCAGCAACGTGGTGGGCGGCGTCATCATCGCCTTTGCCTGGTGGGGGGTCAACATGCTGGGCGTGGGGCTGCACTCCTACGGCTTCACCTCCGGGCGGGACGCTCTGGACATCTTTTACTGGTCTGAGGCCGTTCTGTGCGTCCTCTTCATCATCCTGCACTACCGCGCGCTCCGGCGCGTGGACATCAGGTAG
- the katE gene encoding catalase HPII, translated as MKKKTQQMEERYAPFPDGTEAEPHYTDTIDPELIKPTPKPTPPNAEPSAPGSMKMPDNTTEKTKDLDTMRSNGMNQPLTSNLGVKIANDQNTLKAGSRGPSLLEDFHFLEKMAHFDQERIPERVVHARGSGAHGYFQVYKSLSKYTKAGFLQDPGEKTPVFVRFSNVQGFRGSPDTVRDIRGFATKFYTKEGNYDLVGNDTPVFFIQDAIKFPDFIHAVKPEPHNEMPQGQTAHDSFWDYVSLQPETLHNVMWLMSDRGIPRSYRTIEGFGIHTYKLVNAEGKSTFVRFHWKPAYGKKSLIWDEAQALTGRDPDFHRKDLWQSIEGGDYPEFELGLQLIPEEDADQFDFDILDATKLIPEALVPVEIVGKMVLDRNPDNFFAETEQVAFCPANTVPGIDFSDDPLLQGRIFSYSDTQRHRLGGANFTEIPINRPVCPFHNNQRDGFHRMQIDTAPANYDPNSIGDNWPRETPPEDGGFATSPQPVTGVKERLRSPSFAEYYAQPRLFWMSQTPVEQRHIIDAFSFEVGKVTRPYIRERVVDLLTRIDPDLAAGVAKNLGIELTKEQLNRELPKPVCGLEKDPALSLYAKPDGNLKGMRVSLLVADGVNLKSVDEICDALNKEGVHPQVLAPHMGSVKTEDGEDLHVDGTLSGNPSVLFDAVIVPEGAQSIQTLLMNGDAKYHLRQAYRHLKAIGLPGDASEMLEATDLPQDMDDPGLLTPKDTKALMKPFITAMKQHRVWAREPRALDFGA; from the coding sequence ATGAAAAAAAAGACCCAGCAAATGGAAGAACGCTACGCCCCCTTTCCGGATGGAACGGAAGCGGAACCCCACTATACAGATACTATTGACCCGGAGCTGATCAAGCCCACCCCCAAGCCTACGCCGCCCAACGCGGAACCCTCCGCCCCCGGCTCCATGAAAATGCCGGACAACACTACGGAAAAAACCAAGGACCTGGACACCATGCGCTCCAACGGCATGAACCAGCCCCTTACAAGCAACCTGGGAGTAAAAATAGCCAATGACCAAAATACACTTAAAGCCGGAAGCAGGGGCCCCTCTCTGCTTGAAGACTTCCATTTTCTGGAAAAAATGGCTCATTTTGACCAGGAGCGGATACCGGAACGCGTGGTTCACGCAAGAGGTTCCGGGGCACATGGCTATTTTCAGGTATACAAATCCCTTTCCAAGTACACCAAGGCGGGCTTTCTGCAGGATCCGGGAGAAAAGACTCCGGTCTTTGTGCGTTTTTCCAACGTGCAGGGCTTCAGAGGATCTCCGGATACGGTGAGGGACATCCGCGGCTTCGCCACCAAATTCTATACCAAGGAAGGCAACTATGACCTGGTGGGCAATGACACGCCCGTCTTCTTCATTCAGGACGCCATCAAATTCCCGGACTTCATCCATGCCGTGAAGCCGGAACCCCACAATGAAATGCCGCAGGGGCAGACGGCCCATGATTCCTTCTGGGACTATGTTTCACTCCAGCCGGAAACACTGCACAACGTCATGTGGCTCATGTCCGACCGGGGCATCCCCAGAAGCTACAGAACCATTGAGGGCTTCGGCATCCATACGTACAAGCTGGTCAATGCGGAAGGGAAAAGCACTTTCGTCCGCTTTCACTGGAAGCCGGCGTATGGCAAGAAATCCCTGATCTGGGATGAGGCCCAGGCGTTGACAGGGCGTGATCCGGACTTCCACCGCAAGGACCTCTGGCAATCCATTGAAGGCGGAGACTATCCGGAATTCGAGCTTGGCCTGCAGCTTATCCCGGAAGAGGACGCGGATCAATTCGACTTTGACATTCTGGACGCCACCAAGCTCATTCCGGAAGCGCTTGTCCCCGTGGAAATCGTCGGCAAGATGGTGCTGGACCGCAACCCGGACAACTTCTTTGCGGAAACGGAACAGGTCGCCTTCTGCCCCGCCAATACTGTGCCGGGCATTGATTTTTCCGACGATCCACTGCTCCAGGGCCGCATCTTCTCCTACAGCGACACCCAGCGGCACCGCCTGGGAGGAGCCAACTTTACGGAGATTCCCATCAACCGCCCCGTCTGCCCCTTCCACAATAACCAGAGGGACGGCTTCCACCGCATGCAGATAGACACCGCCCCCGCCAATTATGACCCCAACTCCATCGGAGACAACTGGCCGCGTGAAACGCCGCCGGAAGACGGCGGCTTTGCCACCAGCCCCCAGCCGGTAACGGGAGTCAAGGAGCGCCTCAGGAGCCCCTCCTTTGCGGAATACTATGCCCAGCCCCGCCTGTTCTGGATGAGCCAGACTCCCGTGGAGCAAAGGCACATCATTGACGCCTTCAGCTTTGAAGTAGGCAAGGTGACGCGCCCGTACATCCGGGAACGGGTGGTAGACCTGCTGACGCGCATTGATCCGGACCTGGCCGCCGGGGTAGCCAAGAACCTGGGCATCGAACTCACGAAGGAACAGCTTAACCGGGAACTTCCCAAGCCGGTCTGCGGCCTGGAAAAAGACCCGGCCCTGAGCCTGTATGCCAAGCCGGACGGCAACCTCAAGGGCATGCGCGTTTCCCTGCTCGTAGCGGACGGGGTGAACCTGAAGTCCGTGGATGAAATCTGCGACGCCCTGAACAAGGAGGGAGTGCATCCCCAGGTGCTCGCCCCCCACATGGGCTCCGTCAAGACGGAGGACGGGGAAGACCTCCACGTGGACGGAACCCTGTCCGGCAATCCGTCCGTGCTTTTTGACGCCGTCATCGTCCCGGAAGGAGCGCAGAGCATTCAGACGCTGCTGATGAACGGAGACGCCAAATACCACCTGCGCCAGGCATACCGACACCTGAAGGCCATCGGCCTGCCCGGTGACGCCAGTGAAATGCTGGAAGCAACGGACCTGCCCCAGGACATGGACGATCCCGGCCTGCTTACGCCTAAGGATACCAAGGCGCTGATGAAGCCCTTCATCACGGCCATGAAGCAGCACCGTGTCTGGGCCCGCGAACCCAGGGCGCTGGACTTCGGAGCCTGA
- a CDS encoding bifunctional proline dehydrogenase/L-glutamate gamma-semialdehyde dehydrogenase yields the protein MTDSSIPDMMAAASRDKWTDQQLAAKAVELAESILKQSNAGMRRKEKKQAQQMERMMNDPAGKAFTLALADRVFRPSSSARGAELFRYLLDGYGIPRYLSATDRLAMKLGGRFSAQFPGVVMPMITSQLRKESSNVILPAEDGKLHSHLRRRRKAGIRMNINQLGEAILGESEAHHRLQQVVDRLGDKDCEYISVKISAIFSQIHLVAFEETVKLIQERLRILYRAAITNAVTLPDGSRKPKFVNLDMEEYRDLHLTAEAFKRTLMEEEFMHLEAGIVLQAYLPDSWEEQMKLCAWAKERVEQGGARIKIRLVKGANLAMEKVEASMHDWAQAPYGTKAQVDANYKRMLHYGCMPENARYVQFGVASHNLFDLCYAMLLREREGVRDYVEFEMLEGMANHQARVIRQAADGLLLYAPVVLKEDFHSAIAYLVRRLDENTSEENFLHDLFGMTPGSRSWEAQKKRFLKACQEKDEVKYGPNRTQNRAADPVQPTHYRDAFANERDTDWSLRQNAEWINGLIAAEKEKSGEEIPLVVNGEEITTNLWGVGRDPSRHNEVSYKFAYADFDQIERALDTADKARSSWASKSVSERAEILHQAAQELSRIRGEAIAAMVRDAGKVPTEADVEVSEAIDFCRYYAEGLDRDGMNDGVEMTPLGTVCVMSPWNFPFAIPTGGIAAALMAGNTVVFKPSELAVYTAWQIAQAFWRAGVPRNVLQFMPMPRNEISHKFLMDPRLNGIIMTGSYRTGKMLRGLRPDLRVLAETSGKDAMVITATADPDQAVKDLVKSAFGHSGQKCSAASVAIVEASVYDNPGFLRQLKDAAASLKVGGSWEVNSVVTPLIKEPEGNLLRALTQLEPGEEWLLKPEPSEDNPCLWSPGIRLGVKPGSWFHQTECFGPVLGIIRAENLEEAIDIQNDSEFGLTGGLQSLDEREIALWKSKVQVGNAYINRVITGAIVRRQPFGGWNHSSMGPGSKAGGPNYLTMLGSWEEKALPQKLRTPGERITGLVEKLCSELPDCAKRIRSAAGSQAKWWMEEFGVEHNPSHIYGENNTFRYVPVKGILARVENMSDDDAAILLLGAKLCGAALHLSVEEGHPWIQKMNGYYASLTVETEAELIDRMPEAAQGVQFLRGTGISETLANAARARDVEVLDRPVLANGRLELLGYFREQAVSETVHRYGNLIPPPGSFKTAGA from the coding sequence ATGACAGATTCATCCATCCCGGACATGATGGCGGCGGCCAGCCGTGACAAATGGACTGACCAGCAATTGGCCGCCAAGGCCGTAGAACTGGCGGAATCCATTCTGAAACAATCCAATGCCGGGATGCGCAGGAAGGAAAAGAAGCAGGCGCAGCAGATGGAGCGCATGATGAATGATCCGGCGGGCAAGGCATTTACGCTGGCGCTGGCGGACCGCGTATTCCGCCCCTCCTCCTCTGCCCGTGGCGCGGAACTGTTCCGGTACCTGCTGGACGGCTACGGCATCCCCAGGTACCTGTCCGCCACGGACCGCCTGGCCATGAAGCTGGGAGGCAGGTTTTCCGCACAATTTCCGGGCGTGGTGATGCCCATGATTACCAGCCAGCTGAGGAAGGAAAGCTCCAACGTCATTCTTCCGGCGGAGGACGGGAAGCTGCATTCCCACCTGCGGCGCAGGCGCAAGGCCGGCATCCGGATGAACATCAACCAGCTGGGAGAGGCTATTCTGGGTGAGAGCGAGGCCCATCACCGCCTCCAGCAGGTCGTGGACCGCCTGGGGGACAAGGACTGTGAATACATCTCCGTCAAGATTTCAGCCATTTTCAGCCAGATTCATCTGGTTGCCTTTGAGGAAACCGTCAAGCTCATTCAGGAGCGCCTGCGCATCCTGTACCGGGCGGCCATTACGAATGCGGTGACGCTGCCGGACGGCTCCAGAAAGCCCAAGTTCGTGAACCTGGACATGGAGGAGTACCGGGACCTTCACCTCACGGCGGAAGCGTTCAAGCGCACGCTGATGGAGGAGGAATTCATGCATCTGGAAGCCGGGATCGTCCTTCAGGCCTACCTGCCGGATTCCTGGGAAGAACAGATGAAGCTGTGCGCCTGGGCGAAGGAACGCGTGGAGCAGGGCGGCGCGCGCATCAAGATACGCCTGGTGAAAGGCGCCAACCTGGCAATGGAGAAGGTAGAGGCCTCCATGCATGACTGGGCGCAGGCCCCGTACGGCACGAAGGCCCAGGTGGACGCCAACTACAAGAGGATGCTCCATTACGGCTGCATGCCGGAGAATGCCAGATACGTGCAGTTCGGCGTGGCCTCCCACAACCTCTTTGATCTGTGCTATGCCATGCTCCTGCGTGAGCGGGAAGGCGTGCGGGATTACGTGGAATTTGAAATGCTGGAAGGGATGGCGAACCACCAGGCGCGCGTCATCCGCCAGGCGGCGGACGGCCTGCTGCTGTATGCGCCCGTGGTCCTGAAGGAAGACTTTCACAGCGCGATTGCGTACCTGGTGCGGCGGCTGGATGAAAACACCAGTGAGGAGAACTTCCTGCATGACCTCTTTGGCATGACGCCGGGTTCCCGGAGCTGGGAAGCCCAGAAAAAGCGGTTTTTAAAGGCCTGCCAGGAAAAGGACGAGGTGAAGTACGGCCCCAACCGCACGCAGAACCGCGCCGCGGACCCCGTACAGCCCACGCATTACCGGGATGCCTTTGCCAATGAACGGGATACGGACTGGTCCCTGAGGCAGAATGCGGAATGGATCAACGGCCTGATTGCCGCGGAAAAAGAAAAATCCGGGGAGGAGATTCCCCTGGTTGTCAACGGGGAGGAAATCACCACCAACCTGTGGGGCGTGGGCCGCGACCCGTCACGCCACAATGAAGTTTCCTACAAATTCGCGTATGCGGACTTTGACCAGATTGAACGCGCGCTGGACACGGCGGACAAGGCCCGCTCCTCCTGGGCTTCCAAAAGCGTCAGTGAGCGTGCTGAAATCCTGCACCAGGCGGCGCAGGAACTGTCCAGAATCCGCGGTGAGGCCATTGCGGCCATGGTACGGGACGCTGGAAAGGTGCCCACGGAGGCGGATGTGGAAGTAAGTGAGGCCATTGACTTCTGCCGCTATTATGCGGAAGGGCTGGACCGGGACGGCATGAATGACGGCGTGGAAATGACCCCGCTGGGCACCGTTTGCGTGATGTCTCCCTGGAACTTCCCCTTCGCCATTCCTACGGGGGGAATCGCCGCCGCGCTGATGGCGGGGAACACGGTGGTGTTCAAGCCGTCGGAGCTGGCCGTTTACACGGCCTGGCAGATTGCCCAGGCCTTCTGGCGCGCCGGGGTGCCCAGGAACGTGCTTCAGTTCATGCCGATGCCGCGCAATGAAATTTCCCACAAATTCCTGATGGATCCGCGCCTGAACGGCATCATCATGACGGGCTCCTACCGCACCGGGAAGATGCTGCGCGGCCTGCGGCCTGATCTGCGCGTACTGGCTGAAACCAGTGGAAAAGACGCCATGGTCATTACCGCCACGGCGGACCCGGACCAAGCCGTGAAAGACCTGGTAAAGAGCGCCTTCGGCCACTCCGGGCAGAAATGCTCCGCCGCCAGCGTGGCCATTGTGGAAGCATCCGTTTATGACAACCCGGGCTTTCTGCGCCAGTTGAAGGATGCCGCCGCCAGCCTGAAAGTGGGCGGCTCCTGGGAGGTCAACTCCGTAGTGACCCCGCTCATCAAGGAGCCGGAAGGCAACCTGCTCCGGGCGCTCACGCAGCTGGAACCCGGGGAGGAATGGCTGCTCAAGCCGGAACCCTCGGAAGACAACCCGTGCCTGTGGTCGCCCGGCATCCGGCTGGGCGTGAAGCCGGGAAGCTGGTTCCACCAGACGGAATGCTTCGGCCCGGTGCTGGGCATCATCCGCGCGGAAAACCTGGAAGAAGCCATTGACATTCAGAACGACTCCGAATTTGGCCTCACCGGAGGCCTCCAGTCCCTGGATGAACGGGAAATCGCCCTCTGGAAAAGCAAGGTGCAGGTGGGCAATGCCTACATCAACCGCGTCATTACCGGAGCCATCGTGCGCCGCCAGCCGTTCGGCGGGTGGAACCACTCCTCCATGGGGCCCGGCTCCAAGGCCGGGGGCCCCAACTACCTCACCATGCTGGGAAGCTGGGAGGAAAAGGCGCTCCCGCAGAAACTGCGCACGCCGGGGGAACGCATTACCGGGCTGGTGGAAAAGCTGTGCTCCGAACTGCCGGACTGCGCCAAGCGCATCCGTTCCGCCGCGGGCTCCCAGGCCAAATGGTGGATGGAGGAATTCGGCGTGGAGCATAACCCCTCCCATATCTACGGGGAAAACAACACATTCCGTTACGTACCCGTGAAGGGGATACTGGCCCGTGTGGAAAACATGTCTGACGATGATGCCGCCATCCTGCTGCTGGGCGCGAAACTGTGCGGAGCGGCCCTGCACCTGAGCGTGGAGGAAGGCCATCCCTGGATTCAGAAAATGAACGGCTACTATGCCTCCCTGACGGTAGAGACGGAAGCCGAGCTCATCGACCGGATGCCGGAGGCAGCCCAGGGCGTGCAATTCCTGCGCGGAACGGGCATCTCCGAGACCCTGGCGAACGCCGCCCGCGCCCGTGACGTGGAAGTGCTGGACCGCCCGGTGCTTGCCAACGGACGCCTGGAACTGCTGGGCTACTTCCGGGAACAGGCCGTCTCTGAAACCGTCCACCGCTACGGCAACCTGATTCCGCCTCCCGGCAGTTTCAAGACGGCCGGGGCGTGA